A part of Gossypium hirsutum isolate 1008001.06 chromosome A07, Gossypium_hirsutum_v2.1, whole genome shotgun sequence genomic DNA contains:
- the LOC107898300 gene encoding elongation factor Ts, mitochondrial, translated as MAFFKNAKQPLGIFLYNIRLSTCSRHGYSTWATKGTSFAQSTDTKASKTAYLYWVSRRFNSQAASSAEQMSLIKQLRERTSAPIKDVKASLVDCNWDIEAAQKELRKRGKVLAMKKSSRTATEGLLALAQNEGKAAVIELNCETDFVARNEIFEYLALALAKKALFVQNSSQQIPGVFSFGPECLEDLKLNLDHPKISGETTIQNAVTEVAAMMGENIKLRRGVVMSTSSHGVVSAYLHRCPRPGLGRIAGILSLEVENEISQLDALQKVGSELAMHIVAAKPLFLTKEGVTSDVLNNEREILKSQAISTGKSLMAIEKMVDGRLRKYFEEVVFMEQKYFLNDSLSIKTILDNVSKEVGSPVKIGNFFRMEVGEGIQSQKASRSAEPVAQAV; from the exons ATGGCTTTCTTCAAAAATGCAAAACAACCGCTTGGGATCTTTTTGTACAACATCAGGCTGAGTACTTGTAGCAGACATGGGTACTCTACTTGGGCAACCAAAGGAACCTCCTTTGCTCAATCTACAGATACCAAAGCCTCAAAAACTGCTTATTTGTATTGGGTTTCGAGAAGATTCAATTCTCAGGCAGCTTCTTCTGCTGAGCAAATGAGCCTTATCAAGCAACTCAGGGAAAGAACGAGTGCTCCCATAAAGGATGTCAAGGCTTCTCTTGTTGATTGCAATTGGGATATTG AGGCTGCACAGAAAGaattgaggaaaagaggaaaGGTTTTGGCCATGAAAAAATCGTCAAGGACTGCTACTGAGGGTCTGCTTGCTCTGGCTCAAAATGAGGGCAAGGCTGCTGTAATTGAACTTAATTGCGAGACGGATTTCGTTGCCAGGAATGAAATTTTTGAGTACTTG GCTTTGGCATTGGCAAAGAAAGCTTTGTTTGTCCAAAACTCTTCCCAACAGATTCCTGGGGTTTTCTCATTTGGGCCTGAGTGTTTAGAG GACTTAAAATTAAATCTTGACCATCCAAAAATTAGTGGGGAGACAACCATTCAAAATGCAGTTACAGAAGTGGCTGCAATGATGGGAGAGAATATAAAACTCAGGAGGGGTGTTGTGATGTCAACATCTTCGCATGGAGTTGTTTCTGCTTACCTCCATAGATGTCCTCGACCAG GTTTGGGCCGTATTGCTGGAATTTTATCTCTTGAAGTTGAGAATGAGATTTCTCAATTGGATGCCCTCCAAAAGGTTGGCTCAGAGCTAGCAATGCATATTGTGGCAGCGAAGCCATTATTCTTGACAAAGGAAGGTGTGACCTCTGATGTGCTTAACAATGAACGCGAGATTCTGAAGTCTCAG GCCATAAGTACCGGAAAGTCTCTGATGGCCATAGAgaaaatggttgatggtcgtctGCGTAAATACTTTGAGGAGGTTGTTTTTATGGAGCAAAAGTATTTCTTAAATGATTCTTTAAGTATCAAG ACAATTTTGGATAATGTATCAAAGGAAGTGGGCTCACCAGTGAAGATTGGCAACTTTTTCAGAATGGAAGTTGGAGAAGGAATTCAAAG CCAAAAAGCGTCGAGATCAGCCGAACCTGTTGCACAGGCTGTTTAA